The proteins below are encoded in one region of Winogradskyella helgolandensis:
- a CDS encoding helix-turn-helix domain-containing protein: MEINYNIVSLIDILGLVQGVFLGLVLIIEGRRIKPKLFLGLFLIAYCAELLNSILHDLNILESEPWLLFLPFNFFYLILPLFYIYVKGISNINLTKKKIVLILLPGILEFISYTVLFMLSVGTKVKLHNSESFSNVLSLIEILSFAYSIYYIFLTIKFINKQKTKVEEFYSNTEGKLLTWAKGVLMFLFTFLIIILSSLFLEGIFYDDYIYPAISIINVVFIFWIGISGIKQPKLFVTKIASIKKIDHQQSDVNETNNRLKTNNKDHYEKLIALMDDEKLFLEPNLSLADVSLKLKITQRNLSELIRDESDKNFNQFVNHYRVEEAKKLLLDTSNNHLNMLGIAFDSGFSSKATFYSVFKKHTSLTPTLFKNNILPQNYTSL, encoded by the coding sequence ATGGAAATTAACTATAACATTGTCAGTTTAATCGATATACTCGGGTTAGTTCAAGGTGTGTTTTTAGGCTTGGTATTAATAATCGAGGGCAGACGCATAAAACCCAAGCTTTTTTTAGGCTTATTTTTAATTGCGTATTGCGCAGAACTCTTAAACTCAATCCTTCACGATTTAAACATTCTTGAATCTGAACCTTGGTTGCTGTTTTTACCATTTAACTTTTTTTATTTAATACTTCCTTTATTCTATATATATGTTAAAGGAATTTCTAATATTAATTTAACTAAAAAGAAAATTGTACTCATCCTTTTGCCTGGAATACTAGAATTTATAAGTTATACAGTACTTTTTATGCTAAGTGTGGGTACAAAAGTAAAATTGCATAATTCAGAAAGTTTTTCTAATGTATTGTCTCTGATTGAAATATTATCATTTGCTTATTCAATATATTATATCTTTCTAACTATTAAATTCATTAATAAGCAAAAAACAAAAGTTGAAGAATTTTACTCAAATACAGAAGGAAAATTACTCACTTGGGCAAAGGGTGTTCTTATGTTTCTGTTTACCTTTCTGATTATTATATTGTCTTCACTTTTTTTAGAAGGAATATTTTATGATGATTACATCTATCCAGCCATTTCAATAATTAATGTCGTTTTTATTTTCTGGATAGGGATTTCCGGTATAAAGCAGCCTAAGCTTTTTGTTACTAAAATCGCTAGTATTAAAAAGATAGACCATCAACAAAGTGATGTTAATGAAACCAATAATAGATTAAAAACTAATAATAAAGATCATTATGAAAAGTTAATTGCATTAATGGATGATGAAAAATTATTTTTAGAGCCCAATTTATCTTTAGCAGATGTGTCTTTAAAACTTAAAATAACGCAACGGAATTTATCGGAACTCATACGAGACGAGTCTGACAAAAACTTTAATCAATTTGTAAATCATTATCGAGTAGAAGAAGCAAAAAAGTTATTATTAGATACTTCAAACAATCATTTAAATATGTTAGGAATAGCTTTTGACTCAGGATTTAGCTCAAAAGCAACATTTTATAGTGTTTTTAAAAAACACACTTCCCTTACACCTACATTGTTTAAAAACAACATATTACCACAAAACTACACGAGTCTATAA
- a CDS encoding DUF3732 domain-containing protein: MKLFIKNIILYPKDKELKPRVITFKEDKINIITGYSQRGKSAIIDIIDYCLGSFDCNIPIGPIRDKVEVYALYLKYNDEHIFLGRENYEESKSTMYFYKENEKAERLELRTNKWLENKSSYRQNLPYIKKILNELAGFKNINTGDNPESTFDSAASFRDTSAFQFQTQNIIANPSTMFYKTDSWEHLQRLKTIFPLVLGYKSYEVLKLDREISSLESDKKKKENKLEGVKKQYENWQSDIYQYYSEAVNLGLTNSDIDISTSTVNQIQNELSNITKESKRGFLYKKGSANRFVEKATELEEKRNFLIRELSKLKTTLYKIEDISDSKDVYLKDVAYEKENRLKPIEWFLEQRGTDECPFCDSQSTKAIDELLLLKEEKDKNRIVLQNAKSLSFSFDNERIEVKKSIKEKEEQIEKFDNNLRIILSEAKESEKSYQKIFEFIGKIEHAIDNLKKISPSGQLEDEINRVLIQINSKKKELYKLQSKFDKEHSLNKLTKIIGKYITTLPIEDKETKKVHLDPDQSISIKIEDTKTQNKYFLSRLGSGANYMGYHISTMLGLHEFFYKLEETSKPNFVPSFIVFDQPSQVYYPDKFETKKGEKGSKDIEDTKKIFTACNTFMKNTSNNVQVIILEHVPKSTWEDINDENFHIAGIWRGDENSDNYQALIPRDWF, translated from the coding sequence ATGAAACTATTTATTAAGAATATTATCTTATACCCAAAAGACAAAGAGCTAAAACCTAGGGTCATAACTTTTAAAGAGGATAAAATCAACATAATTACTGGGTATAGTCAAAGAGGGAAATCTGCAATAATAGATATAATAGATTATTGTTTAGGTAGTTTTGATTGTAATATACCTATTGGACCAATTAGAGATAAAGTTGAAGTTTATGCTTTATATCTAAAATATAACGATGAACATATTTTTTTAGGTAGAGAGAATTACGAAGAATCTAAGTCTACAATGTATTTCTATAAAGAAAATGAAAAAGCAGAAAGGTTAGAATTAAGAACTAATAAATGGCTTGAGAATAAAAGCTCTTACAGGCAAAACTTACCTTATATAAAGAAGATTTTAAATGAATTAGCTGGCTTTAAAAACATAAACACTGGTGACAACCCAGAAAGTACATTTGATTCAGCTGCTAGCTTTAGAGACACTTCAGCTTTTCAATTTCAAACTCAAAACATTATTGCTAATCCATCAACAATGTTTTACAAAACTGATTCTTGGGAACATCTTCAAAGGTTAAAAACTATTTTCCCTTTAGTGCTTGGTTATAAATCTTATGAAGTTTTAAAATTAGATAGAGAGATTTCAAGTTTAGAATCTGATAAAAAAAAGAAAGAGAATAAACTTGAAGGGGTTAAAAAACAATATGAAAACTGGCAATCTGATATTTATCAATATTATTCAGAAGCAGTTAACTTAGGACTAACAAATTCGGATATTGACATTAGTACATCAACAGTTAATCAAATACAAAATGAACTATCTAACATTACTAAAGAGTCTAAAAGAGGTTTTCTATATAAAAAAGGTTCTGCTAATAGGTTTGTTGAAAAGGCAACTGAATTAGAAGAAAAGAGGAACTTTTTAATTAGAGAATTAAGTAAGTTAAAAACTACTCTTTATAAAATTGAAGATATTAGCGATTCTAAAGATGTGTATTTAAAAGATGTAGCTTATGAAAAAGAAAATAGGCTTAAGCCTATTGAATGGTTTTTAGAACAGAGAGGTACTGATGAATGCCCTTTTTGTGATTCGCAATCAACTAAAGCCATTGACGAATTACTTTTACTCAAAGAAGAAAAAGATAAAAACAGAATTGTATTACAAAATGCAAAATCTCTTTCGTTTAGCTTTGATAATGAAAGAATAGAGGTAAAGAAATCAATTAAAGAAAAAGAAGAACAGATTGAAAAATTTGATAATAATTTAAGAATTATACTTTCTGAAGCAAAAGAAAGTGAAAAATCCTATCAAAAAATATTTGAATTCATTGGTAAAATTGAGCACGCAATTGACAACCTGAAAAAAATCTCTCCCTCTGGACAATTAGAGGATGAAATCAACAGAGTTCTAATTCAAATAAATTCTAAAAAGAAAGAATTATATAAGTTACAAAGTAAGTTCGACAAAGAGCATTCTTTAAATAAATTAACAAAAATTATTGGTAAGTATATCACAACTTTACCTATAGAGGATAAAGAAACTAAAAAAGTTCACTTAGACCCTGACCAAAGTATTAGCATAAAAATTGAAGATACTAAAACTCAAAATAAATATTTTTTATCAAGATTAGGTAGTGGAGCTAATTATATGGGATACCATATCTCTACAATGCTAGGCTTACATGAATTCTTTTACAAACTAGAGGAAACGAGTAAACCAAATTTCGTACCATCATTTATAGTATTTGACCAACCAAGTCAAGTTTATTACCCAGATAAGTTTGAAACTAAGAAAGGTGAAAAAGGTTCAAAAGATATTGAGGACACTAAGAAAATATTTACTGCCTGTAATACCTTTATGAAAAATACTAGTAATAATGTTCAGGTTATAATTTTAGAGCATGTTCCAAAATCTACTTGGGAAGATATTAATGATGAAAATTTTCATATTGCTGGCATATGGAGAGGAGATGAAAATAGTGATAACTATCAAGCTTTAATTCCAAGAGATTGGTTTTAA
- a CDS encoding three component ABC system middle component — MNPINREFDLYDIMQNTALSALACHSFVLGYYKVAKNKNDKKNYPSLDYLFFILPIVYHKDTRVVFKSSNELYNVILKNKEIILGLQTRANKMSPQTFNALNLAFSKKVLSYNKESKAIELARGFMSTKIKIPSSLGHENIVKNIQDSAFKLGSIFAKNSEKNLQLELNIRF; from the coding sequence ATGAATCCTATTAATAGAGAATTCGATTTATATGATATAATGCAAAATACAGCATTAAGCGCTTTGGCTTGTCATAGTTTTGTATTAGGGTATTATAAGGTAGCCAAGAATAAAAATGACAAAAAAAACTATCCAAGTTTAGATTATCTTTTTTTCATTTTACCAATAGTTTACCATAAAGATACAAGAGTTGTTTTTAAAAGTTCAAATGAACTTTATAATGTAATTCTCAAGAATAAAGAAATCATTTTAGGTCTTCAGACAAGAGCAAATAAGATGTCACCCCAAACTTTTAATGCACTAAATTTAGCTTTTAGTAAAAAGGTTCTCTCATATAATAAAGAAAGTAAAGCTATAGAATTAGCAAGAGGTTTTATGAGTACCAAGATTAAAATACCCTCTAGTTTAGGACATGAAAATATTGTTAAAAACATACAGGATAGCGCTTTTAAATTAGGAAGTATTTTTGCTAAAAACTCAGAAAAAAACTTACAATTAGAACTAAACATTAGATTTTAA
- a CDS encoding class I SAM-dependent methyltransferase, giving the protein MEHKINSKYKVGDLIYDANVYDGMNTDLTDLKFYKKWLPKNKDARILELCCGTGRLTLPIAKDGYNISGVDITSSMLEQAQVKASEAGLEIEFIEADIRTLDLSEKYDLIFIPFNSIHHLYQNKDLFQALNVVKNHLKENGFFLLDCYNPNIKYIIEGEKEQKVIAEYITEDGRKVLIKQKMRYENKTQINRIEWHYYINDEFDSIQNLDMRLFFPQELDSYLESNGFDIIHKFGGFQEEEFNDNSEKQIFVCQ; this is encoded by the coding sequence TTGGAGCATAAAATAAATAGTAAATACAAAGTTGGTGATTTGATTTATGACGCGAATGTTTACGACGGAATGAACACTGACCTAACTGATTTGAAATTTTACAAGAAGTGGTTGCCAAAAAATAAGGACGCTCGTATACTTGAACTTTGTTGTGGAACTGGCAGACTTACCCTTCCAATTGCAAAGGATGGATATAACATTAGCGGAGTTGATATCACTTCTTCAATGCTTGAACAAGCACAAGTAAAAGCTTCAGAAGCTGGTTTAGAAATTGAATTTATTGAAGCGGATATTAGAACTTTGGATTTGTCTGAAAAATACGATTTGATTTTTATTCCATTTAATTCAATTCATCATTTATATCAAAACAAAGATTTATTCCAAGCATTAAATGTTGTAAAGAATCACCTTAAAGAAAATGGGTTCTTTTTATTGGATTGCTATAATCCTAATATTAAATACATTATTGAAGGTGAAAAAGAACAAAAAGTAATTGCTGAATATATAACCGAGGATGGAAGAAAGGTTTTAATAAAGCAGAAAATGCGATATGAAAACAAAACTCAAATTAACCGAATAGAATGGCATTACTATATAAATGACGAGTTTGATTCAATTCAAAATTTGGATATGAGACTGTTTTTCCCTCAAGAATTAGATTCATACCTTGAAAGTAATGGCTTTGATATTATTCACAAGTTCGGAGGATTTCAAGAAGAAGAATTTAATGATAATTCTGAAAAACAGATATTTGTTTGTCAATAG
- a CDS encoding ABC-three component system protein — MSDSAKGSLAGFLFQFERALLLLTKLDNNSNFISIEDVDDIATHRENGTVLIADQAKHSISQSGSTFEDTSYSLWRTIELWILKLENKTLNEQTKFICSTNKQVKKTSLLYSICNEDFDSVLSKIQNLEKNQKQKLTELRKKEPQKGKSIEKNIKLMNFVLKKEEHLKIVHKSISIEDIPNIKELIYNKLLLNTDKYSSLQRENIYHSMIGWLVDGSLYKWKDSRKAKFSKSQMDNKYHSTLSTPSISNAIFRAKESFNIDKNTIRIKKDGLFVKQIQAITRRKDAQERIVKRAIEDFIKYEIEHTYVINEIGEFTKEDFKKFIDSCYESWQSYFDTKVIYELSEYNEKEKNEIAINIYDYVMTELKINFNYDYPINTSNDYIKNGSFLKLSNIPKIGWLPDWESKFKK, encoded by the coding sequence GTGTCTGATTCAGCAAAAGGTTCATTAGCAGGGTTTCTATTTCAATTTGAAAGAGCATTGTTATTACTAACAAAATTAGATAATAACTCAAACTTCATATCCATTGAAGATGTTGATGATATAGCCACACACAGGGAGAATGGGACTGTACTTATAGCAGACCAAGCAAAGCATAGTATTTCGCAAAGTGGAAGTACTTTTGAAGACACCTCATATTCTTTATGGAGAACTATAGAATTATGGATTCTAAAGTTAGAGAATAAAACTTTAAATGAACAGACAAAATTTATTTGCTCAACCAACAAACAGGTAAAAAAAACCTCTCTTTTGTATTCCATTTGTAATGAAGACTTTGATTCAGTTCTGAGTAAAATTCAAAATCTAGAGAAAAACCAAAAGCAGAAATTAACTGAATTAAGAAAAAAAGAGCCGCAAAAAGGTAAATCAATAGAAAAAAATATAAAGTTGATGAACTTTGTTTTAAAAAAAGAAGAGCACTTAAAAATAGTACATAAGTCAATTTCTATTGAAGATATTCCTAACATCAAGGAATTAATCTATAATAAACTTCTTTTAAATACTGATAAATATAGTTCTCTTCAGAGAGAGAATATCTATCATTCAATGATTGGCTGGTTAGTTGATGGTAGTCTTTATAAGTGGAAAGATTCAAGAAAAGCTAAGTTTAGTAAAAGTCAAATGGATAATAAATATCATTCTACTCTGTCAACACCTTCCATTTCTAATGCAATTTTCAGAGCAAAAGAATCTTTTAATATTGACAAAAACACTATCAGGATTAAAAAAGATGGCTTGTTTGTAAAACAAATTCAAGCAATCACAAGAAGAAAAGACGCTCAAGAAAGAATAGTCAAAAGGGCAATTGAGGACTTTATTAAATATGAGATTGAACATACCTATGTTATAAATGAAATAGGTGAATTTACTAAAGAAGACTTTAAGAAGTTTATTGATTCCTGTTATGAATCATGGCAATCCTACTTCGACACAAAAGTTATCTATGAACTGTCTGAATATAATGAAAAAGAAAAAAATGAAATTGCTATTAATATATATGATTATGTAATGACTGAATTAAAAATAAATTTCAACTATGACTACCCAATAAACACATCTAATGATTATATAAAAAATGGTAGTTTCTTGAAACTCTCTAACATCCCCAAAATTGGATGGTTACCTGATTGGGAATCAAAATTTAAAAAATAG